The Oncorhynchus nerka isolate Pitt River linkage group LG12, Oner_Uvic_2.0, whole genome shotgun sequence genome includes a region encoding these proteins:
- the LOC135574203 gene encoding uncharacterized protein LOC135574203, translated as MYVCVCVCVCVCCLSPGVCLCVLSLSRCLCVLSLPRCVCCLSPGVCVVSLQVCVLSLPRCVCCLSPGVCVVSLQVCVCCLSPGVCVVSLQVFVLSLSRCVLSLSRCVCCLSPGVCVVSLQVCVCVVSLQVCVCVVSLQVCVCVVSLQVCVCVVSLQVCVCLQVCVCVLSLSRCVLSLSRCVVSLQVCVVSPSVCVCVCCFSPSVCVCCLSPGRCVCCLFPGVCCLSPGVCCLSPGVCCLSPGVCCLSPGVCVCCLSPGVCCLSPGVCVVSLQVCVLFLSRCVCCLSPGVCCLSPGVCVCCLSPGVCVCCLSPGVCVVSLQVCVCVVSLQVCVVSLQVCVVSLQVCVCVVSLQVCVCVVSPQVCVLSLPRCVCCLSPGVCVCCLSPSVCVLSLSRCVCVLSLCKCVCVVSLQVCVCVCCLSPGLCVCCLSPSVCVLSLSRRVCCLSPGVCVCCLSPGVCVCCLSPGVCVCCLPPGVCVCCLSPGVCVCCLSPGVCVCCLSPGVCVCCLSPGVCVCCLSPGVCVCCLSPGVCVCCLSPGVCVCCLSPGECVCVVSLQVCVLSLSR; from the exons atgtatgtgtgtgtgtgtgtgtgtgt gtgtgtgtgttgtctctctccaggtgtgtgtctgtgtgtgttgtctctctccaggtgtctgtgtgtgttgtctctccccaggtgtgtgtgttgtctctctccaggtgtgtgtgttgtctctctccaggtgtgtgtgttgtctctccccaggtgtgtgtgttgtctctctccaggtgtgtgtgttgtctctctccaggtgtgtgtgtgttgtctctctccaggtgtgtgtgttgtctctctccaggtgtttgtgttgtctctctccaggtgtgtgttgtctctctccaggtgtgtgtgttgtctctccccaggtgtgtgtgttgtctctctccaggtatgtgtgtgtgttgtctctctccaggtgtgtgtgtgtgttgtctctctccaggtgtgtgtgtgtgttgtctctctccaggtgtgtgtgtgtgttgtctctctccaggtgtgtgtttgtctccaggtgtgtgtgtgtgtgttgtctctctccaggtgtgtgttgtctctctccaggtgtgttgtctctctccaggtgtgtgttgtctctccaagtgtgtgtgtgtgtgtgtgttgtttctctccaagtgtgtgtgtgtgttgtctctctccaggtaggtgtgtgtgttgtctctttccaggtgtgtgttgtctctctccaggtgtgtgttgtctctctccaggtgtgtgttgtctctctccaggtgtgtgttgtctctctccaggtgtgtgtgtgtgttgtctctctccaggtgtgtgttgtctctctccaggtgtgtgtgttgtctctctccaggtgtgtgtgttgtttctctccaggtgtgtgtgttgtctctctccaggtgtgtgttgtctctctccaggtgtgtgtgtgtgttgtctctctccaggtgtgtgtgtgtgttgtctctctccaggtgtgtgtgttgtctctctccaggtgtgtgtgtgtgttgtctctctccaggtgtgtgttgtctctctccaggtgtgtgttgtctctctccaggtatgtgtgtgtgttgtctctctccaggtgtgtgtgtgtgttgtctctccccaggtgtgtgtgttgtctctccccaggtgtgtgtgttgtctctctccaggtgtgtgtgtgtgttgtctctctccaagtgtgtgtgtgttgtctctctccaggtgtgtgtgtgtgttgtctctctgcaagtgtgtgtgtgttgtctctctccaggtgtgtgtgtgtgtgtgttgtctctctccaggtctgtgtgtgtgttgtctctctccaagtgtgtgtgtgttgtctctctccaggcgtgtgtgttgtctctctccaggtgtgtgtgtgtgttgtctctctccaggtgtgtgtgtgtgttgtctctctccaggtgtgtgtgtgtgttgtctccctccaggtgtgtgtgtgtgttgtctctctccaggtgtgtgtgtgtgttgtctctctccaggtgtgtgtgtgtgttgtctctctccaggtgtgtgtgtgtgttgtctctctccaggtgtgtgtgtgtgttgtctctctccaggtgtgtgtgtgtgttgtctctctccaggtgtgtgtgtgtgttgtctctctccaggtgtgtgtgtgtgttgtctctctccaggtgagtgtgtgtgtgttgtctctctccaggtgtgtgtgttgtctctctccaggtga